Proteins encoded together in one Planctomyces sp. SH-PL14 window:
- a CDS encoding DUF1559 domain-containing protein: MRRSLGPATPRESSSRRCGFTLIELLVVIAIIAILVSLLLPAVQSAREAARAAQCKNNLKQIGLAMHNFHEARGALPHLWAHGPPNATNPAACKPARSPLMLLLPFLDQAAVYNQLEVPLAARPSIPVYLCPSDPKPSGAPSTYCSYGVNAGDTSYAWAWMCPGTDPTHYYCVYFPAGKMYFNGMIDVAGMNCGVRSGGITVRLNDIIDGTSNTIAYGERWGTVIEPATRRPVTSGVTGASWIDTYATFATLACNKLNTHDNYDFTVTPNINIWASYMTSFRSDHPGGAQFVMADGSVRFISENINGDAQSGYQYPEGTGAPTRDEVNPNAAGRMFRALATREGGERVAEF, from the coding sequence ATGCGCCGATCCCTCGGCCCTGCCACGCCGCGCGAATCCTCTTCGCGACGGTGCGGCTTTACGCTCATCGAACTGCTCGTCGTGATTGCGATCATCGCGATCCTGGTCTCTCTCCTGCTCCCCGCCGTCCAGAGTGCCCGCGAGGCGGCCCGCGCCGCCCAGTGCAAGAACAACCTGAAGCAGATCGGGTTAGCGATGCACAACTTCCACGAGGCCCGCGGGGCCCTGCCGCATCTGTGGGCGCACGGCCCGCCGAACGCCACGAACCCCGCCGCCTGCAAGCCGGCCCGCTCGCCGCTGATGCTGCTGCTCCCGTTCCTCGATCAGGCCGCGGTCTACAACCAGTTGGAGGTCCCCCTGGCGGCGCGGCCTTCGATTCCGGTCTACCTCTGCCCCTCCGATCCGAAACCGAGCGGAGCGCCGAGCACATACTGCTCGTACGGCGTCAACGCTGGCGACACGAGCTACGCGTGGGCCTGGATGTGCCCCGGAACCGATCCGACGCACTACTACTGCGTCTACTTTCCCGCAGGGAAGATGTACTTCAACGGCATGATCGACGTCGCCGGGATGAACTGCGGAGTCCGGAGCGGGGGAATCACCGTCCGGCTCAACGACATCATTGACGGCACCTCCAACACGATTGCCTACGGCGAGCGGTGGGGGACCGTGATCGAGCCCGCCACCCGCCGGCCTGTCACTTCGGGCGTGACCGGCGCGAGCTGGATCGACACCTATGCGACGTTTGCCACGCTGGCCTGCAACAAGCTCAACACGCACGACAACTACGACTTCACGGTCACCCCCAACATCAACATCTGGGCCAGCTACATGACTTCGTTCCGTTCGGATCATCCGGGCGGGGCGCAGTTCGTGATGGCAGACGGCTCCGTCCGATTCATCAGCGAGAACATCAACGGAGACGCGCAGTCCGGATACCAGTACCCCGAAGGGACCGGCGCCCCGACCCGCGACGAGGTCAATCCGAATGCCGCCGGACGGATGTTCCGGGCCCTGGCAACGCGCGAAGGAGGCGAGCGTGTTGCCGAGTTTTAA
- a CDS encoding leucine-rich repeat domain-containing protein → MPRLRRCRPFARLLPTLTGAVLVATLSGCPQTEPPKQPNPTPPKAEAVKEVRKADDAAAIKALEEIGVTLTKDAAGSVVAVNCGTSTREVKDEDLPHLKGFPYLATLSLEKSEVSDKGLEILKDLPPITRLGLRRCSKMTDAALANLQYTPKLRVLELLYTFTSDAGLDEVAKLKELQALDLRGCNYITDAGLAKLENHTGLKDIKLRSYGITDAGIKSLTTLKNLRILEVEDAQLGDSAMEFVAQMPELTKLNLMRTLVSSDGFKQLKGLTKLTDLRVRGTNVTGEGLAAVEGSAPTLAYLDISECPFVDADMAVLAKFTNLTTLKMFQVQNVSDESFKNLAGLKKLKMLDVSKCPIGPVGADAIASLPALEELSLAESDIDDAGLAKIAGMKTLKKINLKTLNKATEAGLAKFKAAQPNVTVASGDAANE, encoded by the coding sequence ATGCCCCGCCTCCGCCGCTGTCGCCCCTTCGCCCGTCTTCTCCCAACGCTGACCGGAGCGGTGCTGGTCGCGACGCTCAGTGGATGCCCTCAGACCGAGCCCCCCAAGCAGCCGAACCCGACGCCCCCCAAGGCGGAAGCGGTCAAGGAAGTCCGCAAGGCGGACGATGCGGCGGCCATCAAGGCCCTGGAAGAGATCGGCGTCACGCTGACGAAGGACGCCGCCGGCTCCGTCGTGGCGGTCAACTGCGGGACGTCGACCCGCGAGGTCAAGGACGAGGACCTGCCGCACCTCAAGGGGTTCCCCTACCTCGCCACGCTGAGCCTCGAGAAGTCCGAAGTCTCCGACAAGGGCCTCGAGATCCTCAAGGACCTCCCGCCGATCACTCGGCTCGGCCTGCGCCGCTGCAGCAAGATGACCGACGCGGCCCTCGCCAACCTCCAGTACACCCCCAAGCTGCGGGTGCTGGAACTCCTCTACACTTTCACGTCCGACGCCGGGCTCGATGAAGTCGCCAAGCTCAAGGAGCTCCAGGCCCTCGACCTCCGCGGCTGCAACTACATCACCGATGCCGGCCTCGCCAAGCTCGAAAACCACACGGGCCTGAAGGACATCAAGCTCCGCTCCTACGGAATCACGGATGCCGGTATCAAGTCGCTGACGACGCTCAAGAACCTGCGGATTCTGGAAGTCGAAGACGCCCAGCTCGGCGACTCGGCCATGGAATTCGTCGCCCAGATGCCGGAGCTGACGAAGCTCAACCTGATGCGGACCCTCGTCAGCTCGGACGGCTTCAAGCAGCTCAAGGGGCTGACGAAGCTCACCGACCTCCGCGTCCGCGGGACGAACGTCACCGGCGAAGGTCTGGCGGCGGTGGAAGGAAGCGCGCCGACGCTGGCCTACCTCGATATCTCCGAGTGCCCGTTCGTCGACGCCGACATGGCAGTCCTGGCGAAGTTCACGAACCTGACGACGCTCAAGATGTTCCAGGTCCAGAACGTCAGCGACGAGTCGTTCAAGAACCTCGCCGGGCTCAAGAAGCTCAAGATGCTCGACGTCAGCAAGTGCCCGATCGGTCCGGTCGGGGCCGACGCCATCGCGTCGCTGCCGGCTCTCGAAGAGCTGAGCCTGGCCGAGTCGGACATCGACGACGCGGGGCTGGCGAAGATCGCCGGCATGAAGACGCTGAAGAAGATCAACCTTAAGACGCTCAACAAGGCGACCGAGGCGGGGCTGGCCAAGTTCAAGGCGGCTCAGCCGAACGTCACCGTCGCCTCGGGTGACGCGGCCAACGAGTAG